A single window of Nicotiana tomentosiformis chromosome 1, ASM39032v3, whole genome shotgun sequence DNA harbors:
- the LOC104090364 gene encoding nuclear envelope-associated protein 2-like isoform X1 — protein MSVEERPSSSSSTSSTTSSCMVVDPLLRDLSEKKQNFRRNVVSLAAELKEVRNRLASQEQSFVRETITRQVAESKAKKMEEEISKLQKNLEQKEGQLQVSSLNTEKYLKQLDDLRSQLSATQATADASAASAQSAQLQCLALLKELDVKNSSLKEHEVRVNKLGEQLDLLQKDLQARESSQMQLKDEVLRIEHDIMQALAKSGANKDCELRKILDEVSPKNIEKMNKLLTSKDEEIAKLRDEIRIMSAHWKLKTKELESQLEKHRRADQELKKRIMKLEFCLQEARTQTRKLQRMGERRDKAIKELRDQLATKQVGTSSNDKQNFWESSGFKIVVSMSMLVLVLFSKR, from the exons ATGTCAGTGGAAGAAAGGCCGTCATCTTCATCTTCAACGTCGTCAACGACGTCGTCGTGTATGGTGGTGGATCCGTTGTTGAGGGATCTGAGTGAGAAGAAACAGAATTTCCGGCGAAATGTAGTGTCCCTTGCAGCGGAGCTCAAGGAGGTTCGCAACCGTCTCGCTTCTCAAGAACAATCTTTTGTTCGTGAAACCATAACCAGACAG GTAGCAGAGAGTAAAGCTAAGAAAATGGAAGAAGAGATAAGCAAATTGCAAAAGAATTTGGAGCAGAAAGAAGGGCAGCTTCAAGTTTCTTCTTTAAACACCGAGAAG TATCTCAAGCAGTTGGATGATCTTAGATCACAGCtttctgctactcaagcaactgCAGATGCAAGTGCTGCATCAGCTCAATCTGCACAGCTTCAGTGTTTGGCACTTTTGAAAGAGTTGGATGTGAAAAACAGTTCATTGAAGGAACATGAAGTTCGTGTAAATAAACTTGGTGAGCAATTAGATCTTTTGCAAAAGGATCTGCAAGCAAGGGAATCATCTCAAATGCAATTGAAAGATGAAGTCCTGAGAATTGAGCATGATATCATGCAAGCATTAGCGAAATCTGGAGCAAACAAAGATTGTGAATTGAGGAAGATTTTAGATGAGGTCTCACCAAAGAATATTGAGAAGATGAACAAGCTGTTGACGAGTAAAGATGAAGAAATTGCCAAACTCAGGGATGAAATCAGGATCATGTCTGCCCATTGGAAGCTAAAAACCAAAGAGTTGGAGTCTCAG TTAGAAAAGCATCGTAGAGCTGATCAAGAGTTGAAAAAGAGGATTATGAAGTTGGAATTCTGTCTCCAAGAGGCGCGAACTCAAACTCGCAAGCTCCAAAGG ATGGGGGAACGACGTGACAAAGCTATTAAGGAACTCAGAGACCAATTAGCAACTAAGCAAGTCGGAACTTCCAGCAATGATAAACAGAACTTCTGGGAATCCTCAGGGTTCAAGATTGTTGTTTCAATGTCCATGTTGGTGTTAGTCCTCTTTTCGAAGCGGTGA
- the LOC104090364 gene encoding nuclear envelope-associated protein 2-like isoform X2, whose translation MSVEERPSSSSSTSSTTSSCMVVDPLLRDLSEKKQNFRRNVVSLAAELKEVRNRLASQEQSFVRETITRQVAESKAKKMEEEISKLQKNLEQKEGQLQVSSLNTEKLDDLRSQLSATQATADASAASAQSAQLQCLALLKELDVKNSSLKEHEVRVNKLGEQLDLLQKDLQARESSQMQLKDEVLRIEHDIMQALAKSGANKDCELRKILDEVSPKNIEKMNKLLTSKDEEIAKLRDEIRIMSAHWKLKTKELESQLEKHRRADQELKKRIMKLEFCLQEARTQTRKLQRMGERRDKAIKELRDQLATKQVGTSSNDKQNFWESSGFKIVVSMSMLVLVLFSKR comes from the exons ATGTCAGTGGAAGAAAGGCCGTCATCTTCATCTTCAACGTCGTCAACGACGTCGTCGTGTATGGTGGTGGATCCGTTGTTGAGGGATCTGAGTGAGAAGAAACAGAATTTCCGGCGAAATGTAGTGTCCCTTGCAGCGGAGCTCAAGGAGGTTCGCAACCGTCTCGCTTCTCAAGAACAATCTTTTGTTCGTGAAACCATAACCAGACAG GTAGCAGAGAGTAAAGCTAAGAAAATGGAAGAAGAGATAAGCAAATTGCAAAAGAATTTGGAGCAGAAAGAAGGGCAGCTTCAAGTTTCTTCTTTAAACACCGAGAAG TTGGATGATCTTAGATCACAGCtttctgctactcaagcaactgCAGATGCAAGTGCTGCATCAGCTCAATCTGCACAGCTTCAGTGTTTGGCACTTTTGAAAGAGTTGGATGTGAAAAACAGTTCATTGAAGGAACATGAAGTTCGTGTAAATAAACTTGGTGAGCAATTAGATCTTTTGCAAAAGGATCTGCAAGCAAGGGAATCATCTCAAATGCAATTGAAAGATGAAGTCCTGAGAATTGAGCATGATATCATGCAAGCATTAGCGAAATCTGGAGCAAACAAAGATTGTGAATTGAGGAAGATTTTAGATGAGGTCTCACCAAAGAATATTGAGAAGATGAACAAGCTGTTGACGAGTAAAGATGAAGAAATTGCCAAACTCAGGGATGAAATCAGGATCATGTCTGCCCATTGGAAGCTAAAAACCAAAGAGTTGGAGTCTCAG TTAGAAAAGCATCGTAGAGCTGATCAAGAGTTGAAAAAGAGGATTATGAAGTTGGAATTCTGTCTCCAAGAGGCGCGAACTCAAACTCGCAAGCTCCAAAGG ATGGGGGAACGACGTGACAAAGCTATTAAGGAACTCAGAGACCAATTAGCAACTAAGCAAGTCGGAACTTCCAGCAATGATAAACAGAACTTCTGGGAATCCTCAGGGTTCAAGATTGTTGTTTCAATGTCCATGTTGGTGTTAGTCCTCTTTTCGAAGCGGTGA
- the LOC104090365 gene encoding glucan endo-1,3-beta-glucosidase 4-like, with product MSTIIMTRGASKFIFLFFLSILLTCIFGLSPAKSFEQKELEREKEQKFHFFAKGLLELLPIKAFKRDMIDPTTTGFPTTPVVNPVTTPVNMPPDNAAPAVVTVPSTNPNAGIPNLGYTPPAVPSTTPPTDTNPNPPVPITNPVTTPSTNAPVSNPVTANPTPVGGVPVTTPVTPPATTSSPATSGQSWCVAKNGAMETSLQSALDYACGKGADCSAIQQGGSCYNPNSLQNHASYAFNSYFQKNPGQTSCDFGGAAMITNSNPSTGSCVFPASGSSTSSSATPTPGTPAPTTASSTGGAVPGSVAPTVPNGGDSGFGTMPGISDSIPPTATTSLSMSNGLQPLVGCIVLVVTSKLLLEI from the exons ATGTCCACCATTATAATGACTAGAGGAGCTTCCAAATtcatcttcttattcttcttgtcTATTCTTCTTACCTGCATTTTTG GATTATCGCCAGCTAAAAGTTTTGAGCAGAAAGAACTTGAAAGGGAAAAGGAACAAAAATTCCATTTTTTCGCGAAAGGACTGCTCGAATTGTTGCCCATTAAAGCGTTTAAACGTGACATGATAGATCCAACAACAACCGGATTTCCTACAACTCCTGTAGTAAATCCTGTCACAACTCCAGTTAATATGCCTCCTGATAATGCAGCTCCAGCAGTTGTTACTGTCCCATCCACAAATCCTAATGCTGGAATTCCAAATCTTGGATATACACCTCCAGCAGTTCCTTCTACTACCCCTCCAACTGACACGAACCCCAATCCACCGGTACCAATAACTAATCCAGTTACCACCCCTAGCACAAATGCACCTGTAAGTAATCCTGTAACGGCGAATCCAACCCCAGTAGGTGGTGTTCCTGTTACCACCCCGGTAACGCCTCCTGCAACCACAAGCTCTCCTGCTACTTCAGGGCAGAGCTGGTGTGTCGCTAAGAATGGAGCGATGGAAACTTCACTTCAGTCAGCGCTTGATTATGCTTGTGGAAAGGGAGCAGATTGCTCAGCCATTCAGCAGGGTGGAAGTTGTTATAATCCCAATAGTCTACAAAATCATGCATCATATGCCTTCAATAGCTATTTTCAAAAGAATCCAGGGCAAACAAGCTGTGATTTTGGGGGTGCTGCCATGATAACCAACTCAAACCCAA GCACTGGTTCTTGTGTTTTTCCTGCATCGGGGTCTTCTACATCATCGTCTGCGACACCAACGCCTGGAACTCCAGCGCCAACAACAGCCTCGTCAACAGGTGGTGCAGTACCAGG CTCTGTAGCACCAACAGTACCGAATGGAGGCGACTCTGGATTTGGAACGATGCCAGGCATTAGCGACAGTATTCCTCCCACTGCAACCACCTCATTGTCCATGTCAAATGGTTTGCAACCCTTAGTTGGCTGCATCGTTCTTGTTGTGACTAGCAAGCTTCTCTTGGAGATTTGA